In Streptococcus porcinus, the genomic window GTTTGCCATATAAAAATAAACAAAGGCAAAAGCATATATTGCTGATCCACCAATGATATATGATAGTTTTTTAAATTCAAGTTTACTGTCAAATGGCATCCCAACCTCCTTTGTGAGTCTAAACACTAATCATCTTCAACAAAACGGCCTATTATCCGAACATTTTCGGCCACAGAGATAAATGCATCTGGATCTGTCTTTAACATTAATACCTTAAAACCGATATACTCCTCCTGAGTCAATATGGTAATAAGGACAGTCTTATGAACATGTTTATAGGTCCCTTCAGCATCATTTATACATGTTACTCCACGATGTAATTTTTTATGAATAGCTTTTATAACCTTATCTGGTTGTTCAGTTACTATCATCGCTTGCATTTTCTTTTGCTTAGTATATATAGCATCCGTTATCCGTGTACTAACGAATATAGCTACCATGGAATAAAGTGCATATTGCCAACCAAATAAAATCCCAGCAAAAACCATAATAACAGCATTAAGAGCTAGAGCGATCTGCCCCACATCTTTGCCAGTTTTCTTACGAATAGTTAAGCTAACAATATCAGTTCCTCCACTTGAGATTCGTGATTTTAACCCAAAACCGACACCAATCCCCATAAAAAGTCCTCCAAAAATGGCATTTATTAATGGATCTTCTGTCAGTGTCAACTGTGGGATAATCTGAATAAAGAAGGAGGACATGGTAACTGTTATAAAAGTGAAAATTGTAAATTTATGTCCAATTTTATACCAAGCTAAAACTAGTAAAGGAAGGTTTATCACATAAAAAACAAGTGAAATTGGCAGTGACATTCCTAAAGTACGATGACTCACCGCCGAAATAACTTGTGCTAAACCTGTTGCTCCACTGGAATAGACATGACCCGGTTGAAAAAATAAATTAACAGCAATACTAGAAAGAATCCCATATAAGATAGAAGCAGAAATTTTTTCTGCGTATTTCTCCCTAGAAATGCTTCGCAGGGCATGTAGTAGTCCTACTTTTTTAGCACCGCGACTAATAACATATTTTACTTTTTTCTTGTAAGTTGTTTTTCTAATCATGACTTTCTACTTGAAGACTTAATTCATCTAGTTGTTTGTCTGACACTAAGCTCGGTGCCTGTGTCATTGGATCACTTGCTTTGTTATTTTTAGGGAAAGCGATAACCTCACGAATATTATCTTTACCAGCAAGTAACATTACAAAACGATCAAGACCGATAGCCAAGCCGCCATGTGGAGGGAAGCCATAATCCATAGCCTCTAGTAGGAAGCCAAATTGTTCATTAGCAGCGTCTCTTGTAAACCCTAGAGCTTTAAACATACGTTCTTGCATGTCTCTATGATTAATCCTTAGGCTACCACCACCAAGTTCATATCCATTTAAAACAATATCATAAGCTACAGCTCGAACCTTGGCTAAATCTCCTTCCAATTCTTTGGCAGATGCTTCTGTTGGTAGTGTAAATGGATGATGCGCCGACATATAACGGTCTTCTTCTTCTGACCATTCAAACATCGGCCAGTCAACAACCCAAAGGAAGTTAAATTTTTTGTTATCAATTAAACCGAGTTCTTTGGCTAAGCGGTTACGCAGAGCACCGAGTGTATTATTGGCAATGGTTAATTCATCAGCGACAAATAAAATTAAGTCATTGTCAGTTATATGTAAAGCTTCTGTCAACCTGCTGTCAATTTCTGTTAAGAACTTAGCAACGGGACCTGCTAGCAAGCCATCTACCTTCTTCACCCAGGCTAGACCTTTTGCACCAAACTGCTTAGCAAACTCAGTTAGCTTATCAATATCTTTGCGTGAGAATTGATCTGCTTTATCTTTTACAACAATAGCTTTAACTGCTGGTGCTTCTGAAAAAACTTTAAAATCAACGTCTTTTACAAGTTGAGTCAAATCTTGCAAGAGCATATCAAAGCGGGTATCTGGTTTGTCAGATCCGTAAAAGTTCATGGCATCGTCATAAGACATTCTCGGGAAAGGAAGTTTGACGTCAATACCCTTGGTGTCTTTCATAACCTTAGCAATCATACCTTCAACTAAATCTTGGATTTCCTGTTCCGATAAGAAAGAGGTTTCCAAGTCAACTTGTGTAAATTCTGGTTGACGATCACCACGTAAATCCTCATCACGGAAACATTTAACGATTTGGTAATAACGATCGAAACCAGCATTCATTAATAGCTGCTTCGTGATTTGCGGACTTTGTGGCAAAGCGTAGAAATGCCCTTGACTAACCCTACTTGGTACCAAGTAGTCACGCGCCCCTTCTGGTGTGGACTTGGTTAGCATTGGCGTTTCAACATCAATGAAATCGAGATCATCTAAATAATTACGAATTGAATGTGTTACCTTAGCACGTAGCTTGAAGTTTTCCAACATCTCCGGACGACGCAAATCTAAATAGCGATAACGAAGTCTAGTCTCATCACCGACCTCAACAGCATCTTTAATTTCAAAAGGTGTTGTTTTAGAGGTGTTTAAAATAGTTAACTCAGTAACTTTTAGCTCGACAGAACCTGTTGCTAATTGATCATTTGCCTGTTGACGCTCCTGAACCACACCCTGAACTTCAATAACATATTCACTACGAATAGCCTCTGCATTCTTTACCACATCAGCATTAGTTTCCTCTGGATTAATAACAAGTTGCATAATACCTTCACGGTCGCGTAAATCAATAAAAATAAGGCCGCCCAAGTCTCTACGACGTCCAACCCAACCTTTTAAAGTAAGTTCTTGTCCAATATGTTCTGACCGAACATGTCCAGCATACATGCTACGTTTCATCTAGTTATCTCCGATATATTTTTTAGTCTTTACTATTATAACAAAATCCATCTAAAAACCCCACCCATTTAAAGAGAATTAAAACCAGTCAATGATTAGCACACAAAACGTAATCAAAAAGAGGGCTAAAAACCCTCAATACTTATCAAACTAATTTAGACAATAACCTAGGGAAATCGTTACTTATTTCTTCAAAGCTAGCTTCAATTTCTTGACGACTTTGGTTATTTTTAAGGGTTACTTTGCCAGCTTCAACTTCACTTTCGCCAAGAGTCATAATCACTTTCGCTTTAAAACTATCTGCTGATTTAAATTGTGCCTTAATTTTACGTCCTAAATAATCACGCTCTACTTTAAAACCCTGTCTACGAAGGGACTGTACTAATGCCAAAGCTTTGCTATTAGCACGATCTCCCAATACGGCAACATAAACATCCATTCCAGGTACTACAGGGAGTGTGATGCCCTGCTTTTCCAAAATAAGCAAAAGCCGTTCAAGCCCTAAACCAAAACCAAAACCTGGCGTTTCTGGTCCATTAAAGTAGCTAACCAAACCATCATAGCGGCCACCTGCACAAATAGTTAATTCCGAGTTATCTACAGTTGCCATGAACTCAAAAATCGTGTGGTTATAGTAATCCAAGCCACGTACCATATTGGTATCAATAACATAAGGGATTTCAAGGTCAGCTAACATAGCCTTAACAGTTTCAAAGTGAGCCTGACTCTCATCATCTAAATAATCCAAAATCGATGGTGCATTCTCAACAGCTATTTTATCTTCTTTTTCCTTAGAATCCAAAACCCGCAATGGATTTTCATCCAAACGTCGTTGACTGTCTTTAGATAATTGCTCACGCATAGGTGTCAAGTAATCAATCAAGGCTTGACGGTAAGCAGCACGACTAGTAGGATTACCTAAACTATTGATATGTAAAGTAATGTCTTTAATCCCTAATGTTTCAAAAAGATGATTGGCCATAGCAATTGTTTCCACGTCACTGGCTGGGTTGGCAGAACCAAAACACTCTACCCCAATCTGGTGGAACTCACGCAGACGCCCCGCTTGCGGACGTTCATAACGGAACATTGATCCGATATAATACAACTTAACTGGCTTTTGAACCTCTGGCGCAAAAAGCTTGTTCTCAACAAAAGAACGCACTACAGGAGCTGTCCCTTCCGGACGAAGCGTAATATGACGCTCCCCCTTGTCATAGAAATCATACATTTCTTTGGTCACAATATCAGTCGTATCACCGACCGATCGGCTAATGACTTCATAGTGTTCAAACATTGGAGTCCTGATTTCTCCGTAATTATATTTTTCAAATGTTTCACGCGCAACAGCTTCAACATATTGCCACTTAGCAGCTTCTTCAGGTAAGATATCCTGAGTTCCTTTAGGTTTTTGAAGTTTCATAATAATTGGTGCCTGAGTGTCTATAAAAACACTCTCTTCCTTTCTGCATTCTAATCACTCCTATTTTAGCATTTTTCTAAGCCTTTTGGGTAGAGCGGAACTCTAAAAAAACTTTTTTGTCAAGTAACTTTACTTTACAAAAAAGTTATGTTACTATATTAAAGTTGGCGAAAGCCATAGACACAAAAATATTCTGGGCTATAAGCTTTAAAGTTTATTTCCAATGCCCAACATTTTAATCGGAGGATAGAAACAATGGCAGTACCTGCACGTCACACGTCAAAAGCTAAAAAGAATAAACGTCGTACACATTATAAATTAACAGCTCCGTCTGTACAATTCGACGAAACTACTGGAGATTTCTCACGTTCTCACCGCGTATCACTTAAAGGATACTACAAAGGACGTAAAATCGCTAAAGCTAACGAAGCTAAATAATAGAAGGGAGATACCATGCGCGTAAATATTACACTTGAACACAAAGAATCTGGTGAACGCTTGTACCTTACTTCAAAAAACAAACGTAACACTCCAGACCGACTTCAATTGAAAAAATATTCACCAAAATTACGTAAACACGTAACCTTTACTGAAGTAAAATAATTGAAACAACTAAAGTCCTTGAAAGATAACTTTCAAGGACTTTTTTAATACTCATTATGTTACAATTAAAGCAATAAAATCAAGGAGGTTAGCCTATGTTTCAATTTCAAGCAAGCAAAACTGACTCAGGAATTAGAAAGTTTATTAAGAAAGAGGATTATTTTTGGAAAAATGTAAAATTGAAACAGATCGCTTAATTATTCGCCCACTTGTTACTGAGGATTACGAAACCTGGTATCAAGGTTTTGATGGCCGGAAAGTTGCACAACATGCTTTTGACGACGGTCAGCTGGATATGTCTGTTTGTGACCTTAAGTGGTTTCAGCAGTTAGTGGCTCGGCATCAAGAGCTTTGGGAAAAGGATGACACCTATATCTTTGCTGTTTTTGATAAGAATGGACAGCACCTTGGTATGCTTAATATTGCCACCTTAGCCCGTACCAACATGCAGTGGGGTGAACTGGGCTATTTCATTCATAACCAGTACTGGCGTAAAGGCTTTGCTTATGAGGCCTTATCAGCGTTAGTAGAGACCTGCTGGAAGGTGCTTGGATTTCACCACTTAGAAACTCAGATCTCTCCTAGAAATAGAGCGTCACAGCAATTGGCTGAAAAGTTAGGTTTTGTCTATGAATGTCGCCGTTCCAAGTTTGCCTTTGAAGATGGGGAGTGGGGGGACAAGGTTATTTATAGTAAAACTTTACATGAGCAACCTTTAGATTAGTTATTTAAGAAGTCCATAGGGCTTCTTTTTTGAAGACATGCTATAATAATCAAAAACATATAAGGAAGTTACTTATGCAAAAATACTGTCAAGAATGCGGTGCAAAACTGATTGCCAAGGAATTGGAAAATGAAGGACAAATCCCTTTTTGTAAGTCCTGTGACCAATTTCGTTTCCCAAGTTTCAACACTGCAATTAGCTTAATTGTGGTCAATCAAAGCAATAATAAAATTCTCCTTATCCAACAATATGGTCGCCCGCGAAAAATCCTCGTGGCGGGTTACGTTGGTAAAGGTGAAAACCTTGAAGAGACTGCCATACGGGAATTGAAAGAAGAAACTGGCTTGACAGGCTTGTCAATTTCCTTTAACAAAAGCCAATTCTTTGAACCTTCAAACACTCTCATGTGCAACTTTACAGTAATTGTCAAAGACGACAGTGATTTTCAAGCTAATCACGAGATAGATGCTTACGACTGGTATTATCCTGAGGAAGCACGACAACACATCTTCCAAAATAGCTTAGCAGCTAAGTTTTTAGACCATTATTTAGATAAGAAAAAATAAGGTGCTCCAAAGGGCACCTTATTCCTTTTTAGAAAAGACTATTTATTAATAAGATTGTCAAACCCATTATTAGACAAAAAACAATGGTAAAACCTATGACAATCATAGGTTTTTGATAAGGATACTTAGCTCTTTCCTCAATGCTTTCATTTTTATCTAAAGCTTGTCCTCTAGAAATAGCTAAAATTTCTTTATAAGTTTGAATCCTATTTTCTTTTTTAAATTTTTCAATACGTAAGGCAAAGACCATGACAGTAAACCATTCAAAAATAAAAATAACAAAACCTACTTTACCTAAAAAATGGATAAGTGGGTAAGCTGTTAGAGCCATGATCAGTGAGCCGATAGTCATTGCCCAACCATCTCGGTTAAATTGCTGTAAGTCGTCACTTTGAACAAGTTTTTTCATTTCATCAATATCTCCTTCTACTAACTGATCAAGACTTAGGTTGAAAAGATTGGCCAAAGCAATTAAACTGTGAATATCAGGATAAGATTTGTCATTCTCCCAGTTTGAAATCGTTTGACGTGAAACATAGATTTTTTCTGCTAAGTCTTCTTGCGAGAATCCTGCCTTTTTTCTGCACGAACTCAATTTTTTTCCTAACTCCATTTTTTCTCCTTTCAGCTTAAGTTTATCTTAGTAGAGCTTTCTTGACTATCAAATATCTTTGACATAACCATAATTTGTCCCTTTTATTCGTCTAGGTACTCTTACTTTACACCCTTGTAAGGTCCTTGACAATGCCTCCAATTTATTTAGCAATAAGTTTATGGTACAATTAGTTGACCATTATCAAGGAGGAAATAATGTTTTCTATTTTAAATCGCCTTATAAAAGGTATGATTATTGCTCTTGGCTTCATTTTACCAGGTGTATCTGGTGGCGTCTTAGCAGCTATTTTAGGCATATATGAACGCTTAATCCGTTTTCTAGCCCATATCCGTGAGAATTTTTGGGAGAATGTACTTTTCTTTCTTCCCGTCGGGATTGGTGGTATCTTAGGTATTGCACTCTTTTCCTTCCCTGTAGAATACCTCTTAAAACATTTCCAAGTTCCAATATTGTGGGGCTTTGCTGGAGCAATTATCGGAACTCTTCCTAGTCTAATCAAGGAATCTACCAAACGATCTAAACGTGATTTAATTGATTGTATTTGGCTTATAATGACTTTTGTAATTTCTGGAGTACTACTTTACTTTCTAAACGATTTAGTTGGTAATATTCCCGTTAACTTCTTAAGTTTTATTTTAGCTGGAGCTCTCATCGCCCTTGGTGTACTAGTACCTGGTCTTAGTCCATCAAACCTACTGTTGATTCTTGGTCTATACTCACCGATGCTTAATGGTTTTAAATCTCTTGATTTATTAGGTACCTTTCTCCCAATCACAATTGGTGGCATCTTAGCTATTGCTGGATTTTCAAAAGCAATGGACTTTGCTCTAGAATACCACCATTCACGCGTTTATCATTTTATTATTGGTATTATTTTATCTAGTACCCTTCTGATACTTATCCCTGTTCCACATAGTCCCGAAGCTATTGATTATAGCGGAGCAGGATTATTTACTTGGGGTATGGCTTTGCTTCTATTCGGACTTGGTATTTGGTTAGGTCTATGGATGAGCAAATTAGAGGACAAATACAAATAGTATCACAAAAAAGTGTTGGAAATCCAACACTTTTTTGTATTTTAGCTCATCAATTTTCTACGTCTAAAATAATAACTAAACCCTACTATCATACTATTCTTTTTCATTATCTTTTATCAATTGAATGAAACAGTCTGTAAACTGAGCAGTCATCCCCCAGATTATCTCCTCTAAACCTTCATAGAAAGGAATGCGTGCAACCTGATTTGAAAAAGCATATTTTTGCCCATTACGAATCCGATCAAAAGGAAAATTATTGTCTTCTTTAACTCTTTGAGGTAACTCATAATAAACTGGCTTTATTTCCTGTAAGCAGTTTAACGGAACTACAAACAGATGGTCAACTTCTTCATTATATGCTAATTCTTTCCAATCTTGACAATGTAATTGGCCGACAAAACAGTGAATTGTCCGCTTTGACTGTACAATGTAGTCAATTTCACCCCAGATATCAATGCTATCTGCACAAACATTTAATTCTTCCACAGTTTCTCTAATAGCAGCAGCTTGATATGATTCATTCCTTTCAACTCGACCACCAGGAAACGATACTTCACCTGGCTGTGAAATATGTTGACTCCTTACCTCATACAAAATATGCCACCTTTCATTTTGCCAAAGCAGAGGTAAAAAAACGGCATACTGTTTTTGTTCGCCCAAGGGTTGTGGTTTATGTTCTTCAATCAAATCCTTAATTGTTTTCTTCATATTATTCCTTTTTGTCATTCTTATGTTCCAAGGGTACAAAAAATAATAGTAGAGGTCAAGAAATTGCTTTTTATGTTTTTTTAAATATATAAAATTTTTACATATAATCTATTGACTTCTTTTAATTTCTATCATATACTTTATATATAAAATATTTATATATAAAATTTTTACCCATTAAGGAGGTAATGGTATGTATTTTCCCGTATCAGCTACCTTGATTGAATTTTTAATCTTGTCTATTGTCAAAGAGCAGGATTCTTATGGTTACGATATCAGTCAAAACATCAAACTGGTAACCAATATCAAGGAATCAACCCTTTATCCCATCCTCAAAAAGTTGGAAAAGGCCGAGTATCTTAGAACCTATAGCCAAGAACATCAAGGACGTCGACGCAAGTACTATCAATTAACTACAGAAGGACAAACACAACTTGCTTTTCTTGAAGAAGAGTGGGAAAACTACAAAGCAAATTTAGATGCAATTATAGAAGGGAGTCTCCGCCATGACAAGAACTGAGTATTTAACAGAGTTACAAAATCAGCTCCGAAAATTGCCAGAAGACGATTATCTAGAAGCAATGGATTACTTTACCGAATACTTTGACGAAGCTGGTCCTGAAAACGAAGATAAAGTAATCACTGACCTTGGCAGTCCTAAAGAAGCAGCCCGCGAAATTATAGGCCGCTTACTTGAAAACAAAATTGAAAGTGAAGATAAGAGACCAAAACACTACGCTAAAATTATTTGGTTGACAATTTTATCAATCCTAGCAGCACCGACTGCCATACCAATCTTTCTAGCTATCGTATCCCTAGTATTAGCTATAATAGTAGTCATCACAGTAGTTATCTTTTCATTAATTATTCTAGGTATCTCATTTTTCGCAAATGGTTGTTACGTGCTATTTGACAGTTTCAGCTACTTATCAAGTTCTATCAATTCAACAATCCTTAGTTTCGGTATAGGTTTAATGATGATTGGAGGCTCTCTATTAGCTATAATGCTTGGATTTGAAGTTTGTGCTGCCCTTATACGTGGTGGGGCACTCCTCATTCAGAAAATGATTAAGAGAGGTCGAACAGTATGAAAAATTTTAAAAAAATAAGCTTTATTACAGCACTTTGTTTATTGCTTTCAGGACTTACCTTGGCAGGGTTTGGCTATGTTAGAGGGGGTTGGTCAGATTTATCAAGTTACACCAATCCATCAAAGAGTAATCATTATAAAACTAAGAAAGTAGCAAATTTTGATCACCTTTTACTTAACTGCAATGTTTCAGATGTTATCATAAAGACTGGAAATCAAGAGAAAGCCAGTATTACTTATTATGTCGATAAAAAATACCCCATCAAGATTGAGCAGACTGGGAAGACCTTATCCATAAGTGAAAAATCTAAAATTTTTCAAAATAAACCAAGCATCAACTTTTTAACTTTGCGAAATCTCACTAATATCGAAAAAAATAGTTATTTTGGCATAAAAACTAACTATTCTATCCAAATTACCCTTCCTAAAGGTCATAAGCTCAGCAGTCTCAAAGGAAATTTAAAAATTGGAGAATTAGAGATAGAAAATAGTCAGATTCAAACGATTGACTTCCTACTATCATCCGGAAATTTTTCAGTTAGTTCTTCTAAGATAATGAATGGACAAGTAACCCTACATACAGGTGATATGACATTTACGGATAGCCATATTAGTAACAGTAAGATAAATGTTAATGCCGGAAATATAGAATTTGGAACTTCAAGTATTGCAAATTCACAGTTAACATTGAAGGCTGGTGACTTTACCGCTACTAATGTTAGCTTTAGCAATAAAAACAGTTTAAGATTAGATATGGGTAACGCTGACATCCACTTAAAAAATCATGATTTAGCACTTAAAACCAATAAAAGTTTAGGTAATTCCGAAATAACATCTGACTTAAAAGGTAACTCTAAAAATCAACTGGACATTACTAATAAACTTGGCGATATTACAGTAGAATAGTAAAATAGAAGAGGCTTTTTCAGGCCTCTTCATTTTACTATATAATTGCTGATTAAGGCTACGATAACTAACTACTTTTTTTATCTTCTAATTCTTCTTGTATTAAGTTAAATACTTTTTATCTTGCCACACAAAGTTCTTACAAAAGTTTCTAAAAACACAACACAGTGCTGCTTAACTACTGTCAAAATTTACAGTAGCAGAGCTAAGGAAGACATTTTTACTCCTTACTATGAGCTTTTTGGTCGATAAATAATTAGAGCGAGTGCTAAGAAGCCTACTAAAAATCCTGTCAAAATGCTTACCTCAAGTCCAATATGGCCATTTAAAGAAATTGTTTCGCGTAAACCTGAAACGATATAAGACATTGGAAGATACGGGTGTAAAGTTTGGAAGAATCGACCACTTAATTCTATTGGGTAGGACCCTCCTGATGAACCTACTTGTAGTAATAGCATTGCCAGAGAGGCAAAAGAACCATAACGGTCATCCCAACCAACAAGGGCAGTCACTAAGGCCATAAGAGTCCAGCCACTTAAGATAATGAAAGCTAAAGTTTTTAATTCATAATTTGCTTCAAAGCCAAGAAACTGAATTGCTCCATATAGAATCAAAGAACTTAAAGTTGATATAAAACCATTGATAATGAATTTTTGTTTAGCCCAATCCCAACGATTCTTAACAGGTCTCCCTGACAGTGAGGTGGCAAAGATAACATTAGTTGACAAGGCTACTACCATTAATGAAACAGCTATCATATAGGGAGCCATACCAATACCATTAGTTTTAACATTATCTTTATCTTTTTCAGATAAAGATACCGGAGAAGCTACCGCCTTTGCATTCTTCTCTTTGACACTTACTAAATTAAGTTTATGAGAAGCCTCTGCCAATGACAGTTGTAAACTTGACAAACCATTTGACATGTTTGTCAATCCATCTGTCAAGCTAGCACTACCATTTGTCAATTTTACAGCTCCTTGTGTCAAGACATTCGTTCCCAAAGATAACTTCTGAGTGCCACTCAACAAAGCATTTGAATTAGCATTCAATTGTGTAGAACCACTTGAAATTGCTGTCAAGCCAGTCAATATTTCTGGATTTTTGCTATTAAGACTTGCAAGAGCTGAACTTAGCTTGTTACTTCCTGGTAAAAGTTGATTTGTGACACCGCTATTGACAGCTTTTACTCCCGTTGAAAGTTTTGTTAGTGCTGCACTTGCTTGTGGTAAAGCTTGATTTGACAAATTAGCAATTTTATTAACACTTGCTTGTAATTGACTCAACTGTCCAGTATTTGAATTACTTGGCAGATTTGATAATTTTGTTTTCAAAACAGTTATAGTATTAACAATAGTTTGAGCATCACTAGTCGCTTTCGATGGTGTCCCCAAAATCGCATGGTTTAACTCAGCCTGCTGTTCAGGACTCAAACTTTTATAAGTTGATGTTGCTTGTAGCGAAGCTAGCTTACTATTTGCTGAAGTAGCTTCAGTAGCAATAATCTCTTGCGCTAAATCTGAAATACCAGTTAAGGCTCCCATTAAGTCAGCTGTATTTGGAACAGACAAACCACCTACAGCGTTATTTAGCTCTTGTATGGCATTATTCAACTGTGGTAATCCTACTTGTAAAGCTTGAATCCCTTGAGTCTCTTCTTGACTCATTGTAGTTTCTGATGATAGCTTATTTAAACCGGCTGTCAGTTGAGTTGCCCCATTAGAGAGCTGACTAACCGCATCTAGATAAAGTGGCAGCTGCGAAGAGAATTTACTAATACCATTGTTCAGTTGATTTACACCACCAGTATAAGTCACTAATCCTGAATTAAGCTGACTAACTCCCTGTTTTAATGATTGACTACCATTGGCAAGGCTAGCAAGATTTGTTGTGATTTCTTGACTACCCACTTTAGCATCATTCGCACCTTGAACCAATTGACCACTGCCTGTTGAAGCATCCTCTAAGCCAGCCTGAAGCTTACTCATACTTTGAAAAACTGATGTTGTATAAGTTCGACTGACATTATCAGAGACTGACGATTTCAATTTAGCCATAGCTGCTTCACTCATCTTGGAAGCGACCATACCGTGACCTCTACTTGTTTGATATTGAATAACTAACTTCTCAGGATTATTCTCTAATAAAGTAGTTGCCTTTTTCGAAAGATCTTTTGGTAGAGTGACAATCATATAGTATTCGCCATTTTGCAAACCATTTTTAGCTTTTTTTTCTGAGACAAAATGATAATCTAAATCTTTATTTTTAGACATCTTGTCTACCATATCCTTACCGATATGTAAATCTTTTTTATCCAACTTAGCTTCCCTATCATGGTTGACTACTGCTATTGGTAAATCTTCTACTCGACCATAAGGATCCCACATTGAACCAAGAAAAGATAAATTATATAAGGCTGGAACTAGTGCCACACCTATCATTGTGATAATTAATTTTGGGTTTTTTAAAAGTGCTTTTAACTCTTCTAACATTTTTACTCCTCAAACGATTGTACTTCATTCATTTTATGATAAAATATATTATACATTGAAGCAAAAAAAACTCAAGAAATAATCACTGTTTTTAGACACATTGTCCAAATTGTTCAAAAAGGAGACCTTAATGCAGAATAGTCGCAAAGAAAATACAAAACGTGCTCTATTAGATGCAATGGTTAGACTCTTAAATAAAGAGAGTTTTGACGATATTTCAACAACTGAACTAGCAGAAACAGCAGGAATAAGCCGTTCTAGCTTTTATACCCATTATCGAGATAAATATGAAATGATTGATAGCTACCAACAGACCTTATTTCATCAACTTGAATATATTTTTGATAAAGATTATGAAGATAATCAACAAACTTTTTTAGAGGTTTTTACCTTCTTATCACGTGAAAAACTATTATCTGCTCTCATCTCATCGAATGGAACTAAAGAGCTTCAAAATTTTATAATTAACAAGGTTCGAATTTTAATTTCCTCTGAATTACATGAACGACTTGCAAAAGAAGGGATGTCAAAAATTGAATTAGATTATCAAAGTATTTATTTGGCTTATGCTTTCTTTGGTACTTGTCAGACTTGGATTGCTAGAGGAAAAAAAGAAACTCCTCAACAAATGACTGATTTTGTTTTAAAAATGCTTAATAGATCAAAATAAAAGACACTTTGAAAGTGTCTTTTATTTTGATCTAAATTAGATATACTTTTATTAAGTTAACTATATATTTAATTGAAAGTTATACCAAAACTTTAGTTTCCTCTGATATCTATTGTAATCTTCAGTGACAAAATAATTTTAAAAATTACAAACAAGGTTAGGACATTCCACTATTCCTATGATAATGGGTAATTACAGTCACTTATCAAAAGAGAACGAGAAAAAGCCGTTTCATATTTTGAAATAGCAGTTAATTCACTAAAAGAGGAAATTTATTCTTTCCACCAGTTATTGAAATTCCACAATTGGTCTTGAATGCTATCTCCCAA contains:
- the aspS gene encoding aspartate--tRNA ligase: MKRSMYAGHVRSEHIGQELTLKGWVGRRRDLGGLIFIDLRDREGIMQLVINPEETNADVVKNAEAIRSEYVIEVQGVVQERQQANDQLATGSVELKVTELTILNTSKTTPFEIKDAVEVGDETRLRYRYLDLRRPEMLENFKLRAKVTHSIRNYLDDLDFIDVETPMLTKSTPEGARDYLVPSRVSQGHFYALPQSPQITKQLLMNAGFDRYYQIVKCFRDEDLRGDRQPEFTQVDLETSFLSEQEIQDLVEGMIAKVMKDTKGIDVKLPFPRMSYDDAMNFYGSDKPDTRFDMLLQDLTQLVKDVDFKVFSEAPAVKAIVVKDKADQFSRKDIDKLTEFAKQFGAKGLAWVKKVDGLLAGPVAKFLTEIDSRLTEALHITDNDLILFVADELTIANNTLGALRNRLAKELGLIDNKKFNFLWVVDWPMFEWSEEEDRYMSAHHPFTLPTEASAKELEGDLAKVRAVAYDIVLNGYELGGGSLRINHRDMQERMFKALGFTRDAANEQFGFLLEAMDYGFPPHGGLAIGLDRFVMLLAGKDNIREVIAFPKNNKASDPMTQAPSLVSDKQLDELSLQVESHD
- a CDS encoding GNAT family N-acetyltransferase, with translation MEKCKIETDRLIIRPLVTEDYETWYQGFDGRKVAQHAFDDGQLDMSVCDLKWFQQLVARHQELWEKDDTYIFAVFDKNGQHLGMLNIATLARTNMQWGELGYFIHNQYWRKGFAYEALSALVETCWKVLGFHHLETQISPRNRASQQLAEKLGFVYECRRSKFAFEDGEWGDKVIYSKTLHEQPLD
- the rpmG gene encoding 50S ribosomal protein L33 → MRVNITLEHKESGERLYLTSKNKRNTPDRLQLKKYSPKLRKHVTFTEVK
- the hisS gene encoding histidine--tRNA ligase, with the translated sequence MKLQKPKGTQDILPEEAAKWQYVEAVARETFEKYNYGEIRTPMFEHYEVISRSVGDTTDIVTKEMYDFYDKGERHITLRPEGTAPVVRSFVENKLFAPEVQKPVKLYYIGSMFRYERPQAGRLREFHQIGVECFGSANPASDVETIAMANHLFETLGIKDITLHINSLGNPTSRAAYRQALIDYLTPMREQLSKDSQRRLDENPLRVLDSKEKEDKIAVENAPSILDYLDDESQAHFETVKAMLADLEIPYVIDTNMVRGLDYYNHTIFEFMATVDNSELTICAGGRYDGLVSYFNGPETPGFGFGLGLERLLLILEKQGITLPVVPGMDVYVAVLGDRANSKALALVQSLRRQGFKVERDYLGRKIKAQFKSADSFKAKVIMTLGESEVEAGKVTLKNNQSRQEIEASFEEISNDFPRLLSKLV
- the rpmF gene encoding 50S ribosomal protein L32: MAVPARHTSKAKKNKRRTHYKLTAPSVQFDETTGDFSRSHRVSLKGYYKGRKIAKANEAK
- a CDS encoding NAD(+) diphosphatase — its product is MQKYCQECGAKLIAKELENEGQIPFCKSCDQFRFPSFNTAISLIVVNQSNNKILLIQQYGRPRKILVAGYVGKGENLEETAIRELKEETGLTGLSISFNKSQFFEPSNTLMCNFTVIVKDDSDFQANHEIDAYDWYYPEEARQHIFQNSLAAKFLDHYLDKKK
- a CDS encoding YitT family protein; the protein is MIRKTTYKKKVKYVISRGAKKVGLLHALRSISREKYAEKISASILYGILSSIAVNLFFQPGHVYSSGATGLAQVISAVSHRTLGMSLPISLVFYVINLPLLVLAWYKIGHKFTIFTFITVTMSSFFIQIIPQLTLTEDPLINAIFGGLFMGIGVGFGLKSRISSGGTDIVSLTIRKKTGKDVGQIALALNAVIMVFAGILFGWQYALYSMVAIFVSTRITDAIYTKQKKMQAMIVTEQPDKVIKAIHKKLHRGVTCINDAEGTYKHVHKTVLITILTQEEYIGFKVLMLKTDPDAFISVAENVRIIGRFVEDD